The Punica granatum isolate Tunisia-2019 chromosome 4, ASM765513v2, whole genome shotgun sequence sequence GTTAAATAAACAGTTTTGCTATACTCTCCAAACCGTCCTTCTAAAAGTTGCTCCTAATTACTCATAACTAGCCTATAAGGCTCGAGTTGCATGGGATCTATTCTTAGTTCGTTAGCTAGTAATGGTACTTGTTGactcttatttttaaattaaactaTAGCTTAAAAGTACAACTATATTACCTAGTGTTAAGAAGTTAAAATTGAATCGATTcaaacaactttttttttaaaaaaaatcctaaattAAAATGACTTCTAGTAATGAAgttttaattcaaaattttgaaaattttcgatttttaacttataaaattttatttttagaatcacgatttttgatataatatatatagatataaaaacATCTTAGTAATTATCCAATTTAATGAAAGTTATATAtgcatttaataataataataataataataataataatctttttGGTGAAAGTTGTGAAAATATTTAGCAATCGAAGAGTTGGTGAATGAGAAattctaatttcaaaattttgaagaaaTGGCATGCAATGCCATACTCTCCagcaattatattatatatatatatatatatatatatatatatatatatatatatagatggtaTGAGACTACTATGAGTTATAATCATATTGACTTACAAGTGTATTagaagaatttttatgcatatttttatagaagaatttagcatttttattaaataaatatgttttACGTGATGCCCAGGATGTCTCTTTACTAAAAGTAAAGGAAATATGATATCCCAATTAACAGGAGTCTGTTCATTGTTGAATGCTCAGTGACCCGAGAGGTGACGCCCATCTCGCCTGAAAAAATTAGTCATCGGacatcagaggataaaagATTTGGCGAGATGCGGATATGAAAAGACAAGGCAGAGACCCCACCACCCATCCCTTCGGGAACTcccatttaataattaataataatgtcGGCAGTCTACTCCTCTGACGAGTGGGGTGACGTCGGGTTGGTAACCACATCACCACTCATTGTGATCACCATCCAACGCTGGCGCTTTACGACTCATGCATATGCATATCATAAAATTGCTCTTGAATACGGATGACAAATATCTATCATCATTGACAGGGGCACACCCTTAATTGATaatcaaaaattttcataCTCAATTTGCGGTAATAAAACTACTTCTGtttctttatatttatttaactttctatttcattgtattaatGGACTtcacttataatttttttttaaaaaaaaaaatcacttccGATACACAGCATTGCATTTGCACTGCATTTGCATTTGCATTTGCATGTAGGTGTAGATACCAATGATCTAAGGATTGACAATGGGTTCCCATTCCCCATTACACCGACCAATCGGAAAACCGTTACTTTTCCTTTCGACTTTCCCGTCGCCTTCTTCCACCAAACAGTCCACACTCAGTCACTCCCCCGCCAACCAAAACATCTTAGGATCAGTCTTCTCCTCTCGCCCCGCTCTTCTCCTCGTCTTCAATCAACTCAAATCGAATCTATAATAAAGCCCGGCCCGTCTCGACTGCATCCATCCATCCGTCCGTCCGTCCGTCCCCTTTCTTCGTAAGCATGTCCGGCGAGATTCTGGTGGTGCCCAAGAATGCGCAGGGCCACCTCTTCCCCTGCATGGAGCTCTGCAAACACCTCCTCTCGAGGTACTCCGTCAACATAACCCTTCTCGTCGACTCCGACGTCACCTCCTCCGTCCCATCCTCCCTCCTCCGATCCCCGCTCTTCCGCATCCTGGACGTTAAGTCGGGGTCGGTCCCACTTTCACCAGAATCGGACCCGCAAGGATTGCCTCTGGACCGCCAGCAGCACGGCGTCGTCATGGCCCGGGCCATCGAGGCTTTCCTGGCCCGATACGGCCCCGACTCGGCCCGTCCGGCTTGTGCAATCATCGACCACATTATGTACCGGGCTCAGGAGGTGTTCGCGAAGTTCGGGATCCCAACTGTGACGTTCATCACCTCCGGGGCCTGCTGGGCAGCGGTGCAGCACGCTGCGTGGGTGGTCCGGCCCGATGACATGAGGCCCGGTGAGGTCCGTGCCCTGCCCGGTCTGCCCGAGGGAATGGTGCTGTCCTACTCGGACCTCAAACAGAGGCGGCACTGGATGACCGGGCCTCCCCGCGGTGGCGGCAGCGGAGGCAGAGGAGGAGGACCACCGGAGGAGATGGGCGGCGGTAAGCCAAAAATGATGGGCGGCCCGCCATTTCCGGGTGGGCCCGCCCCGTGGGTGGAGGAAGTGAAGAGTGCGGCGGCTATCCTCGTCAACACGTGCGATGATCTCGAACGTCCATTCATGGACTACATGGCTAACCTGACTGGTAAACCCATATGGGGCGTTGGCCCGCTCCTGCCCGACCAGTACTGGCAGTCCGCGGAGTCATTGCTCCGGGAAAGGGGGATCCGGCCCAATAGAGAGTCTAACTACACCGATGATGAGATCATCAGCTGGTTGGACAAACAGCCGCCTAGATCGGTCATCCTCGTGTCCTTCGGGAGCGAGGTCAGCCCTTCCCCTGAGGAGTACCCGGAATTGGCCAGTGCACTGGAGGAgtccgcacgccctttcatATGGGTCATCCAGCGGAAGTCGAGCCCGGGCAAGCCCGATAGCACGTACTTCCCCCACGGGCTAGACAGCAGGGTCGGCGAGAGAGGGTTGGTCGTGCATGGTTGGGCCCCGCAGCTACTGATACTGAGCCACCCGTCCACGGGAGGATTTGTGTCTCACTGTGGGTGGAACTCCACGGTGGAAGCCATCGTGAGAGGGGTCCCGATCCTGGCCTGGCCGATCAGAGGGGATCAGTACTACAATGCCAAGTTGGTGGTGAACTATCTTCGGGTCGGGACGATGGTGTCTGAGGCCTACCCAGAAGGGATGGTGAAGAAAGGCAATGTCGGGAAGGGGATCGACAAGGTTATCGGCGATGAGGATATAAGGAGGAGGTCGCTGGAACTCAGAGGCAAGTTTGAGAAAGGATTTCCTGAGAGCTCGGTTGCTTCTATGGAATCTTTCGTAAGGGATCTCATCCTAAGAAAATGCTAGaagattattatatatgtctTCATCAAGATCTGCTCTCATTACTAATGGATTTCCATTTGAGTATCAAAGTCCTCATTTTCTCATCATTAACAATGCTTCATCAATGGTGACTAAAAATTAACTATTCGCCATAACATCGAATTTGGTTGAGAGCTTAACCACGGTAGAGCGTACGATTTAACCCAATTATGTGAGAACCACAATAAAACTGGAGCTAGCCCTCCGTTTGAAACTTCAGGCCGTGCAAATTTCTTGCATTTTCAGACTGCAATCATCATCAAAGATGATAAGGAATTAGATATGGAAATTGAGCTGTAGCCGACAGAATTCTCAAAAGGAAGGTATATGGAATAATCGGAGAATTTGACTACTCAAAAGCTCAAATGAGAGTTAATGTGAACATGAAGCAAATATCAACTAATTCATTTGTACTTGGAAGGAAAATCCCACTTGCAAATGAAGGTGAACTCAGGAATGAATACATCTATCTATATACCACCAAACAAATCGAAGCAAAAATCAGAAATCGGGTCAAGGTGATTCAGTGGGAAGCTCGGGAACAATAGCCGATGAAAGCTCCAAGTGAGAAACCCGCACAGCCCCAATCAACCGTTCGGGCAATTCATCAGTGGTATTAGCCTGAAACATGCAATCACATTAAGGCGGTCCTGAATGAGGTAGCCGAAACAGAGTTCAGGTTTTGGTGATGGAAGTGTAAAAGATACCTGTACAAGAAAAGCCATATCAACGACCAATGTTGTAATCACACCAATTACGAGCCCCAGGACTCCATTAGCGACCGTAGAAGAACCAATGTCAACATCAATCtgcagaaagaaagaaagaacttCGTTAGAAACTGTGAAGAGAGATGCAACCAACCTGAGGAAAGGGCCAATGAAGGAAAAGGGGTACGAGGTAATTACTTCCAAGTAATTACGACACCGAATGTAGTTGCAATCAACAGCCTTTCCCAACAGACAAGGGGTGCTTCCAACACTTTGACGCACAATCCATGAACCCTACACATCAGTTCAGAGTTTAAAAATACATGTATAGTAAAAGGAATAATTGCTATTGATCAAAGGGTGAGCTATCAACGGACAGCCAGTTACAGGGTTCCTGCAGACGAACTTCCAATtagttttccattttccatataccaggaaaaagaaaaggaaagtttCTCCAACTATTTAAGCAATCGttttctgaaaatatatttCCAATCTAAACAAATACAATTTCCACATTTTCACCAAACTGTTGCTGCCTAGAATCTCTGATTGCCAACTTCTGTTACAAATCACCATTCCTGTCAGCAGTAGTTCCCAGAACTATTTTGGAAATGCATGGAGATAAAGACCCTTTTTAAACAATTTTTGAAACACACGACTTGAGAACTTTTTGACCGAAAATAGATTCCAACATACCCTTAGATTTCATTAGTATGATAAGCAGCAACATATAAATCCTCATAAAAACTCAAGATATTCCAACTGCCAAAGAAATACCTTAGGAACTGAAGGGATGAGCTTTAGCCTACTATTGCGGAACTCATCATCACCATTGACAAAACATTGAAGAAGAGATCCAGTTACCAATTCTttcattacaaaataaaataccataCTATAGTGAGTAGATCCAGGCACCTGTGCAAAGAACAAGAATTTTATAACAGTTGGTTAACATACACGCATTTGTATAGAACATTCATCTAAGGCAAAAATTATGAAAGCCACTTACTTGCAAATTCACAACCAGAGAGAAAAATCCCTTTTCCGCAGCAACCTATTTAGGCATGGGCCAAAAGGAGTCAGTGAGATTATGCATCATAAAATTAGATTGAGGATATGTCAACTGAAAATCTAAATCTCACTTCATGTGGTTAGGAAATGAAGGGAACAGGCAAGAGTAGTCATCAAAtcatcccccccccccccccccccccccccccccctaaaTAAGTACTATTGATGGATCTTTACAATAATAACAGCTCTCTGTCTTTCAAAGGGCAAGGAAAGAGCAACAATATCAACCTTCAGCAGCTAAAAAGGAGAATTATGAGCCGTAGTATGACTTATATATGAACATTAGAAAATTCTTGCCTGCGCTGCACATCCTTTCCGTCTGGCAACGTGGTCCATTCTCTTTGTATCCTTGAACCAATCAACAGCAACGAGATCCATTAAAGGTTTCCCCGCTGGAATCTAtccgaaaagaaaaaccaaataTTAGAAAAGCAGAATGAGTGGGAGCAAaagagggggaaaaaagggaaatgaaAAGAAGATAATTAATGACCTTTGACTTGTCATAGCAGAACTGCTTGCTACGAACTCTGAAGTTGTTCCCGTCAGAAATTTTCCAACAGTCACGAGCATTATCACGATCATCACGCCGTAAATTTCCAGAGAagcatgacaaatcaatatGCTCCACATGCTCTTCCTCCAGAGCTTTAATTCAAGAAAAGAAGTCAGAGCTTTTTGCTTCATGGTCAAGTTCCTCTGGAAAGGAATAAAAATAGACGACTTACCAAATTTCTTAACTTCATTTTCAGGTGGAGTGATGAAAGCCTGAAATAATAACAAAAGATGATGAGTTTATTTTCAGTTGCATAAAAAGCGCTGCCTACAAATGGTAATGACAGAATGCAGAACAAAGTAGGCCCAGGGCTACCTCTTGATCTGATTCAGGAATTTGATATTCTTCATCCTCATCAGATTCTTCATCCATCATGACAGAATTCCTGCTTCCAGCAGTCATTTGTTGAAGAGAAGGACCAGGAGGAACAGCAGAGCCATTAAGTTTCAGAGCCCTATTAGATGAAATTGAGGCTGAAGTCATATTAACCATAACTGGGATTCTTGGAGCAGTACTTCTTTCATCAGTCTGGGCAAACCACTCACGCAGCCCTACATGGGAAGGAAGAAATAAAGAATCAGGAAGAAGATAATGATGAAAGTTATCCTTTAAGATGTGCTAAGTCCACATGAGAAGGCCAAATGATCTCTTGGAACTTGCAGATTTTATCACTTGCAACAATGTTAAGATAAATGAGGACTTCCAATTCCAAATTCATCATGCAACTATTTGGAAAGTTAATTAAATTGATCTATGAGAAGCTTCAGTGGTCTAATTAGTGTAGTTGAAACAGCTTCAGAAAATTTCATAATCATAAGACTGACAAGGGATCCCGATTTACTGAGAAAAACtaaagaatgaagatgaatcCATTAATAGAGCCTCCTCAAGATGTCGCGCACACATCCACtgttttattaattcttttttcttttagtaaGCAACAGTCATATAAATGGCTCTGCTGCTGCTTACTGAATGGTCCTTCATTGAAGCAGACCTTTTATTTGTTGACACAATTTTCTGCTTCCAGCAGTCACTTGTTCAAAGATGACTGCTGGTCCTTCATTTAAGAAGACTTTAATTTAAGCAAACAGAGGGAAAGGATGTTTGAATGAAGAAATAAATGTATATCTCACAGCCTCTAAAATAAACACATTTATCATGAAAAATCCAATTTAACGGTGGAAAGAATAAAAGTTGGAACTAACCGGCAACACTATTCAACATCTGTAGGAGACAGTGCTGCTGAAATGATGGAAAATAACCTATACCCCATCCTTTCAAATCAATCTGCATAAGATGCTGCACCTGTGATCTAGACCTTCCATTTCGAGATTTTAGAGGGGCAATATTGAATCCTCCACCTGATGAT is a genomic window containing:
- the LOC116202730 gene encoding anthocyanin 3'-O-beta-glucosyltransferase-like, which translates into the protein MSGEILVVPKNAQGHLFPCMELCKHLLSRYSVNITLLVDSDVTSSVPSSLLRSPLFRILDVKSGSVPLSPESDPQGLPLDRQQHGVVMARAIEAFLARYGPDSARPACAIIDHIMYRAQEVFAKFGIPTVTFITSGACWAAVQHAAWVVRPDDMRPGEVRALPGLPEGMVLSYSDLKQRRHWMTGPPRGGGSGGRGGGPPEEMGGGKPKMMGGPPFPGGPAPWVEEVKSAAAILVNTCDDLERPFMDYMANLTGKPIWGVGPLLPDQYWQSAESLLRERGIRPNRESNYTDDEIISWLDKQPPRSVILVSFGSEVSPSPEEYPELASALEESARPFIWVIQRKSSPGKPDSTYFPHGLDSRVGERGLVVHGWAPQLLILSHPSTGGFVSHCGWNSTVEAIVRGVPILAWPIRGDQYYNAKLVVNYLRVGTMVSEAYPEGMVKKGNVGKGIDKVIGDEDIRRRSLELRGKFEKGFPESSVASMESFVRDLILRKC
- the LOC116202729 gene encoding protein ENHANCED DISEASE RESISTANCE 2-like, coding for MSKVEYEGWMVRYGRRKIGRSFIHMRYFVLESRLLAYYKKKPQNNQVPIKTLVIDGNCRVEDRGLKTHHGHMVYVLSVYNKKDKYHRITMAAFNIPEALIWKEKIESVIDQHQEAQVPNGNKFVSFEYKSGMDNGRTGSSSDRESQNSAQEEEDERHQNLLRRTTIGNGPPDSVLDWTRDFDVDLSHQSNANQAFSKKHWRLLQCQNGLRIFEELLEVDYLPRSCSRAMKAVGVVEATCEEIFQLVMSMDGTRFEWDCSFQYGSLVEEVDGHTAILYHRLQLDWFPMFVWPRDLCYVRYWRRNDDGSYVVLFRSREHENCGPQPGYVRAHVESGGFNIAPLKSRNGRSRSQVQHLMQIDLKGWGIGYFPSFQQHCLLQMLNSVAGLREWFAQTDERSTAPRIPVMVNMTSASISSNRALKLNGSAVPPGPSLQQMTAGSRNSVMMDEESDEDEEYQIPESDQEAFITPPENEVKKFALEEEHVEHIDLSCFSGNLRRDDRDNARDCWKISDGNNFRVRSKQFCYDKSKIPAGKPLMDLVAVDWFKDTKRMDHVARRKGCAAQVAAEKGFFSLVVNLQVPGSTHYSMVFYFVMKELVTGSLLQCFVNGDDEFRNSRLKLIPSVPKGSWIVRQSVGSTPCLLGKAVDCNYIRCRNYLEIDVDIGSSTVANGVLGLVIGVITTLVVDMAFLVQANTTDELPERLIGAVRVSHLELSSAIVPELPTESP